In the Candidatus Coatesbacteria bacterium genome, one interval contains:
- the dgt gene encoding dNTP triphosphohydrolase: MTPAFDIPRRREDVEAAEARLSTYAARSAAARRRDPDYTPDPYRSEFARDRDRVLHARHFRLLMHKTQVMPGPPHARYTTRLTHTLEVMQVARSIARTLRLNEDLTEAIALGHDLGHSPFGHAGEDTLRELMRDAGGFEHNEHSLRVVDELEGLDLTRETRQGILCHTAYDAADYPEGRELPAAFLELGYSAKGRPFTEPRSLEAQVVDLADEIAYLAHDTDDMRRAGLFDAGRAPIPARLAHFLRSPKRETLGTLIRGVIEHAAGQLRAAAAAGIDHPVIDYPEDLGRLVTEFKGFSRERFYHHPQIAAQCRRAEDILHSIYRHWEAYPPAEVRERGYAGADERARRRLLLDHLVALTDPEAAHLYRQLNLF; encoded by the coding sequence ATGACCCCCGCCTTCGACATCCCCCGACGGCGCGAGGACGTCGAGGCCGCCGAGGCCCGACTGTCGACCTACGCCGCCCGCTCCGCCGCCGCCCGGCGCCGGGACCCGGACTACACCCCGGACCCCTACCGTTCCGAGTTCGCCCGGGACCGCGACCGCGTCCTCCACGCCCGGCACTTCCGCCTGCTGATGCACAAGACCCAGGTCATGCCCGGGCCGCCCCACGCCCGCTACACCACCCGGCTGACCCACACCCTCGAGGTGATGCAGGTGGCCCGCTCGATCGCCCGGACCCTGCGGCTCAACGAGGACCTGACCGAGGCGATCGCCCTGGGCCACGACCTGGGACACTCGCCCTTCGGCCATGCCGGCGAAGATACACTGCGCGAGCTGATGCGCGACGCCGGGGGCTTCGAGCACAACGAGCACTCCCTGCGCGTTGTCGACGAGCTCGAGGGGTTGGACCTGACCCGGGAGACGCGCCAGGGGATCCTCTGCCACACGGCCTATGACGCCGCCGACTACCCGGAGGGTCGCGAGCTGCCCGCCGCTTTCCTCGAGCTGGGCTATTCCGCCAAGGGGCGGCCCTTCACCGAGCCGCGCAGCCTCGAGGCCCAGGTCGTCGATCTGGCCGACGAGATCGCCTACCTGGCCCACGACACCGACGACATGCGCCGGGCCGGTCTGTTCGACGCCGGCCGCGCCCCGATCCCCGCGCGCCTGGCCCACTTCCTGCGCTCGCCCAAGCGCGAGACCCTGGGCACGCTGATCCGCGGTGTCATCGAGCACGCCGCCGGACAGCTCCGCGCCGCCGCCGCCGCCGGGATCGATCATCCCGTCATCGACTACCCCGAGGACCTGGGCCGCCTGGTGACCGAGTTCAAGGGCTTCAGCCGCGAGCGGTTCTATCACCATCCACAGATCGCCGCCCAGTGCCGCCGGGCCGAGGACATCCTGCACTCCATCTACCGCCACTGGGAGGCCTATCCGCCCGCCGAGGTCCGGGAGCGCGGCTACGCCGGGGCCGACGAGCGCGCCCGGCGCCGCCTGCTGCTGGACCACCTGGTGGCCCTGACCGACCCCGAGGCCGCCCACCTGTACCGCCAGTTGAACCTCTTCTGA